One Sphingomonas endolithica genomic window, CGCCGTGAAGCGCGCTTGCTGGGCTCGTTCGAACGCGACGTCGCGGCGCGCGTTGATGCAAGCCTGTTCGTCAGCGAGTCCGAAGCCGCTTTGTTTCGCCAGGCAACGGGGGTCAGCCAAGTGTTTGCGGTGGAGAACGGCGTAGATACTGCGTTCTTCGATCCGTCTGCGGCGTTCGATCGGCCCGCCAAGACCGGGCCCTTGATCGTTTTCACGGGGCAGATGGATTACGCGCCGAATGTTGAAGCCGTGCGATGGTTTGCGGGAACGATCTTCCCAATCATCCTAACAGGTAATCCCGATGCCCGTTTCACCATCGTCGGCCGTGCGCCGACCGACGCGGTGACGGCATTGGGGGCGCTGCCCGGCGTTTGCGTGACCGGCGAAGTCGCCGACGTGCGCGGCTGGCTGTCGGCCGCCTCGGTCGTTGTCGCGCCGCTGAAGCTTGCGCGCGGAGTGCAGAACAAGGTGCTGGAAGCCATGGCGATGGCCCGCCCGGTGGTCGCATCCGAGGCCGCCGCCGAGGGTATCGACCATGGCGGCACGATCCGGGTTGGCGCGACCGCCGACGAGATCGCGGCGGAGATCAGCGCGCTGCTCGCCGATGCGCATGCGGCGGAGCGCCTCGGTCATGCCGCGCGGGCGCGGGTGCAGCAACGCTATAGCTGGGCAGCGCGTCTGGCACCGCTGGAGACAATTATGGGCGTCGGCGCAGCACCGCCGCTGGCGGAGCGTTCGGCAGCATGACAATCGCCTATTCGCAAAGCGCTTTCTCCACCCGCGGGCTAGACACCGCATGGCGGCAGCAACTGACCTTGCTTGGGGCGGTGGCGATTGTCCTGATCGTGCTGTTCCGTCGCGACGCCGGCGATCTTGCCCATATCTGGTGGACCAGCACGACCTTCGGGCACTGCCTGTTCATCGCACCGGTGATCGGGTGGCTGGTGTGGCAGCGTCGTGCGCAGCTCGCCGAGCTGACGCCCGTCGCCTGGTGGCCGGGGCTGCTGCTGGTGTTCGCCGGTGGCTTCGGCTGGCTATTGGGTGATGCTGCGAGCGTGGCGCTGGCGCGGCATCTGGGGTTGGTGATGATGCTGCAAGGTGCCGTCCTCACATTGCTGGGCCCGAACGTCGCGCGCGGGGTGCTGTTTCCGCTTTGCTACGCCGTCTTCCTGGTCCCGTTCGGCGAGGATCTCGAAGGCCCGCTGCAGACGCTGACCGTCGAGATGACGATGCCGCTGCTCCATCTGTTCGGCGTGCCGGCGCAGGTGGATGGCGTGCTGATCACCATCCCCAACGGCTATTTCGAAGTGGCGGAGGCCTGTTCGGGCGCGAAGTTCGTCATCGCGATGGTCGCTTACGGCACGTTGG contains:
- a CDS encoding TIGR03087 family PEP-CTERM/XrtA system glycosyltransferase, whose product is MGDILFLAHRVPYPPDRGDKIRGFNILNFLAARRRVHLIAFADDPKDLQHDAALALFADSRSVVRRSKSRTVAAVQALLRRKPVSLTAFDDAQVHAAVAAMLEREDIEAIYVFSGQMAQYLPWDAKPRVIMDFVDMDSAKFAAYGAGARGPKVWMMRREARLLGSFERDVAARVDASLFVSESEAALFRQATGVSQVFAVENGVDTAFFDPSAAFDRPAKTGPLIVFTGQMDYAPNVEAVRWFAGTIFPIILTGNPDARFTIVGRAPTDAVTALGALPGVCVTGEVADVRGWLSAASVVVAPLKLARGVQNKVLEAMAMARPVVASEAAAEGIDHGGTIRVGATADEIAAEISALLADAHAAERLGHAARARVQQRYSWAARLAPLETIMGVGAAPPLAERSAA